A genomic stretch from Marinimicrobium sp. C6131 includes:
- a CDS encoding SapC family protein — MSKQLLIYNNISPVSSEAHRDWSIQIDNHAFAEGLNSVPLLATEITSVARELPVIFAKTQDDGGFVPLAVMGLKKGQNLFLDEKKRLTLRYVPGFLRRYPFAFANDGKSDNFTLCIDDQFEGWSKDGSKGKRLFTETGEQTEELKGVMEFLKDYQYRAELTNVFCKRLSELELLEPMEANIKLKDGQEGGGFNLTGFYVVNREKLKKISDEDVLDLFKKDGLELIFSHLQSMQNLNALVNKYSEQSKEAA, encoded by the coding sequence GTGTCGAAACAATTGCTGATCTACAACAACATTTCCCCCGTCTCCAGCGAAGCGCACCGCGACTGGTCGATCCAGATTGACAACCACGCCTTTGCCGAGGGGCTGAATTCCGTGCCGCTGCTGGCCACCGAAATCACTTCTGTAGCCCGTGAGCTGCCGGTGATTTTTGCCAAGACCCAGGACGATGGCGGTTTTGTTCCTCTGGCGGTGATGGGCCTGAAGAAGGGCCAGAACCTGTTTCTGGACGAGAAAAAGCGCCTGACACTGCGCTACGTGCCGGGTTTCCTTCGCCGTTACCCCTTCGCCTTCGCCAATGACGGCAAGAGCGACAACTTCACCCTGTGCATCGACGACCAGTTTGAAGGTTGGAGCAAAGATGGCAGCAAGGGGAAGCGCCTGTTCACTGAAACGGGTGAGCAGACCGAAGAACTCAAGGGCGTCATGGAGTTCCTGAAGGACTACCAGTATCGCGCCGAGCTGACCAATGTGTTCTGCAAGCGTCTGTCCGAGCTTGAGTTGCTGGAGCCGATGGAAGCCAATATCAAACTGAAAGACGGGCAGGAAGGCGGCGGTTTCAACCTGACCGGCTTCTATGTGGTCAACCGCGAGAAGCTCAAGAAGATCAGTGACGAGGACGTTCTGGATCTGTTCAAAAAAGATGGTCTGGAGCTGATCTTCAGCCACCTGCAGTCCATGCAGAATCTGAATGCATTGGTCAACAAGTACTCAGAGCAGTCCAAAGAAGCCGCCTGA
- a CDS encoding universal stress protein, giving the protein MSQYNTILVALDLTPDSAQVLNGARKLAAAGTHLHLVHVAEHPITALGSGTGRNHRHGELQVRQELFPRLQEYTEGMALPPDHIHILFGDAPQEVTYLANKLGADVIVTGSHGEKGLKRLLGTTATNILHQASCDVLIVRIHEPPQGT; this is encoded by the coding sequence ATGTCCCAGTACAATACCATCCTGGTCGCGCTCGACCTGACCCCGGACTCAGCCCAGGTGCTGAACGGTGCCCGAAAGCTTGCGGCTGCAGGCACACATCTCCACCTGGTCCACGTCGCGGAGCACCCCATCACGGCGCTGGGCAGCGGTACCGGGCGCAACCACCGTCACGGTGAGCTGCAGGTCCGTCAGGAGCTGTTTCCGCGCCTCCAGGAATACACCGAAGGCATGGCCCTGCCCCCCGACCACATCCACATTCTGTTTGGCGACGCCCCACAGGAAGTCACTTACCTGGCCAACAAACTCGGCGCCGACGTGATCGTGACCGGCAGTCATGGGGAAAAGGGGCTGAAGCGGCTGCTGGGCACCACCGCGACCAACATTCTGCACCAGGCCTCCTGTGACGTCCTGATCGTACGCATCCACGAGCCCCCCCAGGGCACCTGA
- a CDS encoding TIGR01777 family oxidoreductase encodes MNSTETSRTILLTGGTGFIGVPLCHALQERGDHPVVLTRDTLRAARILGTGVSLVSELGQLPDRPVDAVVNLAGEPLASGRWNDRRKEEFRRSRIGTTEALLAHFQQRGTFPTRMVSGSAIGFYGDGGDRPLTEMDGSGTGFAAQLCRDWEAVAERFADSGTRVCRLRTGIVLGPNGGALQSMLLPFKLGLGGRLGSGRQWMSWIHRTDLVRLILHCLDRGTLSGPVNGTAPNPVTNRYFTRSLAKVLHRPAVFPAPAFMLRAIMADMADELLLVSQRVLPEAALESGFQFHYPELVPALEQILRRPDSR; translated from the coding sequence ATGAACAGCACCGAAACTTCGCGCACCATCCTGTTGACGGGAGGTACCGGCTTCATTGGTGTGCCCTTGTGTCACGCATTGCAAGAGCGGGGCGATCATCCCGTGGTGCTCACCCGGGATACATTGCGGGCGGCTCGGATTCTGGGAACGGGCGTCAGCCTGGTGTCCGAGCTGGGCCAACTGCCTGACCGACCGGTGGATGCGGTGGTGAACCTGGCCGGCGAACCTCTGGCCAGTGGTCGTTGGAACGACCGTCGCAAAGAAGAGTTTCGACGCAGCCGCATTGGCACCACCGAAGCGTTACTGGCGCACTTTCAACAGCGTGGTACCTTCCCGACGCGTATGGTCAGCGGCAGTGCCATTGGTTTCTATGGTGATGGGGGTGACCGGCCGCTGACCGAGATGGATGGTAGCGGCACGGGGTTCGCCGCGCAGTTGTGCCGGGACTGGGAGGCAGTGGCGGAGCGCTTTGCCGATTCCGGTACCCGGGTCTGCCGGTTGCGGACCGGCATCGTGCTGGGCCCGAACGGCGGTGCCCTGCAATCCATGTTGTTGCCGTTCAAGTTGGGGCTGGGTGGGCGCCTGGGGTCTGGTCGCCAATGGATGTCCTGGATCCATCGGACGGATCTGGTACGTCTGATATTGCACTGTCTGGATCGGGGCACCTTGTCCGGACCGGTGAATGGGACCGCGCCGAACCCGGTCACCAATCGGTATTTCACCCGCTCTCTGGCGAAGGTTCTGCATCGCCCGGCGGTGTTTCCGGCGCCGGCGTTCATGCTGCGGGCCATAATGGCCGATATGGCGGACGAGTTGTTGTTGGTCAGCCAACGGGTGTTGCCGGAGGCGGCTCTGGAGTCGGGGTTTCAGTTTCATTATCCGGAGCTGGTGCCGGCGTTGGAGCAGATTCTTCGCAGACCCGACAGTCGATAA
- a CDS encoding Hsp20 family protein yields MRSFDFSPLYRSAIGFDRMASLLDTLSRSEQNQPSYPPYNIELTGEDQYRITMAVAGFDRSELNIEVNQNNLTISANKAPEQEERQYLHQGIAARNFERRFQLADHVEVKAATFENGLLHIDLKREIPEAMKPRTIEIDDGQSPSLKDKRDVKSVTHDAESKGNDDSKAA; encoded by the coding sequence ATGCGTAGCTTTGATTTTTCTCCCCTGTACCGTTCTGCCATTGGTTTTGATCGTATGGCCAGTCTGCTGGATACGTTGAGCCGCAGTGAGCAGAATCAACCGAGTTACCCCCCGTACAACATTGAGTTGACCGGTGAGGACCAGTACCGGATTACCATGGCGGTCGCCGGGTTTGACCGCTCGGAATTGAACATTGAGGTCAACCAGAACAACCTGACGATTTCGGCCAATAAAGCGCCTGAACAGGAAGAGCGGCAGTACCTGCATCAGGGCATTGCGGCGCGCAATTTCGAGCGTCGGTTCCAGTTGGCTGATCATGTGGAAGTGAAAGCCGCGACCTTTGAAAATGGTCTGCTACACATTGACCTGAAGCGGGAAATTCCCGAGGCAATGAAACCGCGCACGATTGAAATTGATGATGGACAGAGTCCGTCATTGAAGGACAAGCGCGACGTCAAGTCTGTCACCCACGATGCGGAATCGAAAGGCAACGACGATTCCAAAGCCGCTTAA